In Salvelinus sp. IW2-2015 linkage group LG23, ASM291031v2, whole genome shotgun sequence, a genomic segment contains:
- the LOC111951050 gene encoding alpha-2Db adrenergic receptor-like — protein sequence MREENGEEQTCLSRMDITPTTFAAPNSSEDTNSTSAPRPPPHSQSAAVFIVLMVTVIILVTIVGNVLVVVAVFTSRALRAPQNLFLVSLASADILVATLVIPFSLANEVMGYWYFGSTWCAFYLALDVLFCTSSIVHLCAISLDRYWSVTKAVSYNLKRTPKRIKCMIAVVWVISAVISFPPLLMTKHDEHECLLNNETWYILSSCLVSFFAPGLIMILVYCKIYRVAKQRASTVFAAKNGMERQPLESETCFVPREKFETESPSSLSIGGHPRKGELDDIYLEETCAPDSKPKKCHFSKRGKVEGANTFTKQSCRAPSASNSNAQLSRDQRTRQMSLSKTKLAQMREKRFTFVLAVVMGVFVLCWFPFFFTYSLHAICRDSCPIPDALFNLFFWIGYCNSSVNPIIYTIFNRDFRRSFKKIICQTSHT from the coding sequence ATGCGAGAGGAGAATGGGGAGGAACAGACTTGTCTATCCAGAATGGATATAACTCCAACAACTTTTGCTGCGCCGAACTCATCAGAGGATACGAATTCCACGAGTGCCCCGAGACCTCCGCCTCACTCCCAGAGCGCGGCCGTCTTCATCGTGCTCATGGTCACTGTTATCATTCTGGTGACGATCGTGGGGAATGTACTGGTTGTGGTGGCCGTTTTCACCAGCCGTGCGCTCCGTGCGCCGCAGAATCTCTTCCTTGTCTCCTTGGCATCGGCAGATATCTTAGTGGCTACCTTGGTCATACCTTTCTCCCTCGCCAACGAGGTCATGGGTTACTGGTACTTTGGGAGCACATGGTGTGCCTTCTACCTGGCCCTCGACGTCCTCTTCTGCACGTCCTCCATTGTGCACCTCTGCGCCATAAGCCTGGACAGGTACTGGTCTGTAACCAAAGCTGTTAGCTATAACCTGAAGAGGACGCCCAAGCGTATTAAGTGTATGATCGCCGTGGTCTGGGTCATATCAGCGGTCATCTCTTTCCCACCGTTGCTTATGACCAAACACGACGAGCACGAGTGCTTGCTCAACAACGAAACATGGTATATTCTCTCGTCTTGCCTGGTCTCATTTTTCGCCCCTGGACTAATCATGATTCTGGTGTATTGTAAAATWTACAGAGTGGCCAAGCAGCGYGCATCGACCGTGTTCGCGGCCAAGAACgggatggagagacagcctttggaGTCGGAAACTTGCTTTGTGCCCAGGGAGAAATTTGAGACGGAGAGCCCCAGCAGCCTGAGTATAGGTGGCCACCCACGGAAAGGAGAGCTGGACGATATATACCTGGAAGAGACCTGTGCCCCCGATAGCAAACCCAAGAAATGCCACTTCTCCAAGAGAGGGAAAGTGGAGGGCGCGAACACGTTCACAAAACAGAGCTGCCGCGCGCCGTCGGCTTCGAATAGCAACGCACAGCTCTCTCGGGACCAAAGGACGAGACAGATGTCACTGTCAAAGACAAAACTGGCGCAGATGCGCGAAAAGCGCTTTACATTTGTCCTTGCAGTGGTGATGGGGGTGTTTGTACTCTGCTGGTTCCCATTCTTTTTTACATACAGTCTGCACGCWATATGCAGAGATAGTTGCCCGATTCCGGATGCTCTCTTCAATCTGTTTTTCTGGATTGGTTACTGTAACAGTTCAGTGAACCCTATAATTTATACAATATTTAATCGCGATTTTCGGAGATCTTTCAAGAAGATCATATGCCAGACTTCACACACATAA